A single Corynebacterium resistens DSM 45100 DNA region contains:
- a CDS encoding DUF3710 domain-containing protein, protein MFGRKKKDSANTPAAAETHNSTEREAASLAADENGAASATESTANGYDPVNGEFGPFDGDTVDYRNFDFSDFAKGGLDLGSMMVPVPLEGDVQVDVGPEGPQMIHIGTQYGRITPVAFAAPRKGDLWDESVSEIVKGMSGDGLEPTVTQGPWGPEVFAEAGDGVLRILGVTGDRWMLRFTLAGPKEYGDELAELAREVMARTFVMRGQDPIPAGNPLPVHMPQAMAEELQKQMQAQAEELQKQQADEAGIQPLNEPILGRDNEQK, encoded by the coding sequence ATGTTTGGACGTAAGAAGAAGGATTCTGCCAACACCCCTGCAGCTGCTGAAACTCACAACAGCACGGAGCGCGAAGCAGCCAGCCTGGCTGCAGATGAGAATGGCGCTGCTTCCGCTACCGAAAGCACGGCTAATGGATACGACCCAGTGAACGGAGAGTTCGGTCCGTTCGATGGCGATACTGTCGATTATCGAAATTTCGATTTCTCTGATTTCGCCAAGGGCGGCCTAGATCTAGGTTCCATGATGGTTCCGGTTCCCTTAGAAGGTGATGTGCAAGTCGACGTGGGCCCTGAGGGACCCCAAATGATTCACATTGGGACACAATACGGCCGTATTACCCCAGTAGCATTCGCTGCCCCAAGGAAAGGTGACCTTTGGGACGAGTCGGTGTCTGAGATTGTGAAGGGCATGTCAGGCGATGGCTTGGAACCCACCGTGACCCAAGGGCCATGGGGACCTGAGGTATTTGCGGAGGCTGGAGACGGGGTGCTGCGCATCTTGGGTGTCACCGGAGATCGCTGGATGCTGCGTTTTACCCTAGCTGGCCCCAAGGAATACGGAGACGAACTTGCGGAGCTTGCGCGTGAGGTCATGGCACGAACCTTTGTGATGCGAGGCCAAGATCCGATTCCAGCTGGCAATCCGTTGCCAGTCCACATGCCACAGGCAATGGCTGAAGAGCTGCAAAAGCAGATGCAAGCTCAAGCCGAAGAGCTACAGAAGCAGCAAGCCGACGAAGCGGGTATCCAACCCCTGAACGAACCCATTTTGGGTCGCGATAACGAACAGAAATAG
- a CDS encoding inositol monophosphatase family protein codes for MAFETRPEWVPASHLYLTPHSTNSLSALGLGDFSQGGGKQVTLTALSRVCQAAAQAAARLVREMREELVSEDGRVAAKAHKSSAVDPVTAVDLASERFLQHFLLTALPDSSLLGEEEGKTVNLRLLAGNDEWDPNHPGVSAGRRINSSDGIAVKGGLHAPSGKEIASSGFEDGTNHDGADATEGGSESVTEDRIVWVVDPIDGTVNFMYGQPDCAVSIAATVNGVPVAAAVAQVPTGTTYIAQVGGPARRIAETADADDKDQILKAPSATELASSLVATGFGYVAAQRRVQAQVLMQLLPLVRDIRRAGSAALDLCHLAEGTVDAYYEHGLGPWDYAAGSLIAVRSGVELILPSLDCDKAKQMLVAGAKGEVLPKLLQVLAEAGRG; via the coding sequence ATGGCTTTCGAAACACGTCCAGAATGGGTGCCCGCTTCCCATCTCTATTTGACGCCGCATTCAACGAATTCACTTTCCGCCCTCGGCTTAGGGGATTTCTCGCAAGGCGGAGGCAAGCAGGTGACTCTCACCGCGCTGAGCCGAGTCTGCCAAGCAGCCGCCCAAGCGGCCGCGCGGTTGGTCCGTGAAATGCGCGAGGAGCTAGTAAGTGAAGATGGTCGAGTCGCAGCAAAGGCGCACAAGAGTTCCGCGGTCGACCCGGTGACCGCAGTGGATTTGGCTTCAGAGCGGTTCCTCCAACACTTTCTTCTTACAGCGCTGCCGGACTCCTCCTTACTGGGTGAGGAAGAAGGAAAAACCGTGAATCTTAGACTTTTGGCGGGCAACGACGAGTGGGATCCGAACCATCCGGGAGTGAGCGCTGGGCGTCGAATAAATAGCAGCGACGGTATTGCGGTAAAAGGAGGACTGCACGCGCCTAGCGGCAAAGAAATCGCCAGTAGCGGTTTTGAAGATGGGACTAACCACGATGGGGCAGATGCCACAGAAGGTGGTTCCGAATCCGTTACCGAAGATCGAATTGTGTGGGTGGTTGACCCAATTGATGGCACAGTTAATTTCATGTACGGACAACCTGATTGTGCGGTAAGCATTGCCGCTACGGTCAATGGGGTACCCGTGGCTGCTGCGGTAGCGCAGGTTCCCACTGGAACCACGTACATTGCTCAGGTTGGTGGCCCCGCGCGGAGAATCGCGGAGACCGCCGATGCGGACGATAAGGATCAGATTCTTAAAGCGCCTAGCGCTACCGAGCTGGCTTCCTCACTCGTTGCCACGGGCTTCGGGTATGTGGCTGCTCAACGGCGGGTTCAGGCTCAAGTGTTAATGCAGCTGCTGCCGCTAGTGCGCGACATTCGTCGAGCGGGATCGGCAGCTTTGGACTTGTGCCATCTTGCTGAGGGGACAGTGGATGCGTATTACGAACACGGATTGGGGCCGTGGGATTACGCAGCGGGGTCACTGATCGCAGTTCGGTCGGGGGTGGAGCTGATCCTTCCCTCTCTGGACTGCGATAAGGCGAAACAAATGCTGGTCGCGGGCGCTAAAGGAGAAGTGCTACCGAAGCTCCTGCAAGTCCTAGCCGAGGCGGGGCGGGGGTGA
- a CDS encoding DUF3093 domain-containing protein, with amino-acid sequence MASTEVPAHGDNVLYTERQRVPLTWWFFAAGVVFIIAWQAQMGRSVWFAVGAGIFAGLAATWALLKLSSTKIQVVEHSDGQRWLHAGEAKVPATLISRCLVIPPTAKQAAMGRQLDPAAFVIHKGWIPTMAMMVLDDPEDPTPYWLISSKEPQSLLEALDRPIY; translated from the coding sequence GTGGCTTCCACCGAAGTGCCAGCGCACGGGGATAATGTCCTCTATACCGAGCGCCAGCGAGTGCCATTGACGTGGTGGTTCTTCGCTGCGGGGGTGGTGTTCATCATCGCTTGGCAGGCACAGATGGGCCGTTCTGTCTGGTTCGCGGTGGGAGCAGGAATTTTCGCGGGTCTAGCCGCGACGTGGGCTCTGTTGAAACTTTCTTCAACCAAGATTCAGGTAGTGGAACATTCCGATGGCCAACGTTGGCTGCATGCCGGAGAGGCAAAAGTTCCTGCCACTCTCATAAGTCGCTGCTTGGTTATCCCTCCAACTGCCAAACAGGCAGCAATGGGTCGGCAACTTGATCCGGCTGCGTTCGTCATCCACAAAGGTTGGATCCCGACGATGGCGATGATGGTTCTGGACGATCCCGAGGACCCCACCCCTTATTGGCTCATTTCCTCGAAGGAACCCCAGTCCCTGTTGGAAGCACTGGATCGCCCTATCTACTAA
- the dut gene encoding dUTP diphosphatase: MTTPRNEPKLNLVRLDKDLPLPTRAHPTDAGIDLYSAEDVQIEPGQRILVGTGVAIGLPLGTVGLIHPRSGLALRHGLSIVNTPGTIDADYRGEVKVCLINLDPEQTIEISRGDRIAQLVIQQVSLCEVNEVADAAALGETERGAGGYGSTGQ; this comes from the coding sequence ATGACCACCCCACGCAACGAGCCAAAATTGAACCTTGTCCGGCTTGATAAAGACCTGCCCCTACCCACACGGGCTCACCCCACGGATGCTGGCATCGATCTTTATAGCGCCGAGGATGTTCAGATAGAACCGGGACAACGCATTCTCGTGGGCACCGGCGTTGCCATCGGTTTGCCCCTAGGAACGGTAGGGCTCATTCACCCCCGTAGCGGGCTGGCACTGCGCCATGGGCTCTCTATCGTCAATACGCCTGGGACAATTGACGCCGACTACCGTGGCGAGGTGAAAGTGTGCCTCATCAATTTGGATCCAGAACAGACCATTGAGATTTCCCGCGGGGACCGCATCGCGCAGTTGGTTATTCAGCAAGTGAGCCTGTGTGAGGTTAACGAAGTTGCCGATGCTGCCGCACTCGGTGAAACCGAGCGGGGAGCAGGTGGCTACGGCTCAACCGGACAATAG
- a CDS encoding DUF3159 domain-containing protein produces the protein MGGLTGLVSSTLPVLVLVPVNSKFGLMPALLSALAVAATIFLWRLARKENLQPAISGLLGVVICAAIAWFMGDAKGYFAYGMWYSLVAGIAFIVSILVRWPLVGVIWRGINGEDQRWRTNRHAVRAFSWATAAWAVVFLARFFVKRFFYVKDATDALGYVSIAMGWPLTALVVLITVVAVKKANAAEGIK, from the coding sequence ATGGGAGGTCTGACTGGACTGGTCAGTTCTACTCTTCCAGTTCTGGTTTTGGTCCCGGTCAACAGCAAATTTGGGCTAATGCCAGCGCTACTCTCGGCGTTGGCGGTGGCTGCCACGATTTTCCTGTGGAGACTAGCTCGCAAGGAGAACCTGCAACCAGCCATTTCAGGCCTGTTGGGCGTGGTTATTTGTGCTGCCATCGCATGGTTCATGGGGGATGCAAAGGGATATTTCGCCTACGGCATGTGGTACTCGCTTGTCGCCGGAATCGCTTTCATCGTCTCGATTTTGGTTCGCTGGCCACTTGTGGGCGTGATTTGGCGGGGCATTAATGGTGAGGATCAACGCTGGCGCACCAATCGCCATGCTGTGCGTGCTTTTAGTTGGGCAACCGCGGCCTGGGCTGTGGTCTTTCTCGCCCGATTCTTTGTAAAACGCTTTTTCTACGTCAAGGATGCGACTGACGCCTTGGGGTATGTTTCCATCGCGATGGGCTGGCCGTTAACGGCGCTCGTAGTTCTCATCACCGTTGTCGCTGTGAAGAAAGCTAATGCAGCGGAGGGTATCAAGTGA
- a CDS encoding DUF4193 domain-containing protein has translation MATDYDAPRRRSEDEIETDSLEGLKAAEKAEPAVSDTDDGEIVEPFDVPLADLSGEELSGTVIPRQSDEFTCSVCFLVQHRSRIAEKIGEDEFICVDCA, from the coding sequence GTGGCTACTGACTATGATGCTCCCCGTCGCCGCTCTGAAGACGAGATCGAAACTGATTCCCTCGAAGGCTTGAAAGCGGCCGAGAAGGCGGAGCCAGCGGTATCGGATACAGATGATGGTGAAATCGTAGAACCGTTTGATGTTCCGCTTGCTGATCTGTCCGGAGAAGAGCTTTCTGGGACTGTGATCCCGCGCCAAAGTGATGAGTTCACGTGCAGCGTTTGTTTCCTTGTGCAGCACCGCAGCCGCATTGCTGAAAAGATTGGCGAAGACGAGTTCATCTGCGTGGACTGCGCATAA
- a CDS encoding class I SAM-dependent RNA methyltransferase — MSQHPSAHPRTPETIVVSAFDKPAHGGACLTRLSDGCIAFVTGVAMGDKDVTVELDPPSSSSSKRSFRTGRALRIGTPSLHRVVPQCPAAAAGAGCCDLDFLDAEGSLEFKKSVVLDQFERIGKISLAERLVTSHSLEPFQGWRTRARLAVDSEGNVGIRKKNSHDVVPVTATTVCAQWDPALVAGLPEQIEKLQSHGMIRANTELTIAVGTDGQRSVVELSGNRRHRKTKPLVGDGTITQAHGPLTWELPAQAFWQGHSAAVGFYTQWISEKVPSAKGKVTTGWDLYGGAGSLSAALVDKVDRVVSVDIASEATSAGSRAYSDAKIHSVEFWDSNVDRVAERVAASEKKSKRGAPTWWRERDADERLHAVVLDPPRTGAGKHTIRAVAGRRPRHVVHVGCDPAAAARDVRRWIDAGYAISAVAIVDAFGLTHHVEVLIHLEPATQL; from the coding sequence GTGAGTCAGCACCCTTCTGCACACCCACGCACTCCAGAAACAATCGTGGTCTCTGCGTTCGACAAGCCCGCCCATGGTGGAGCATGCCTAACTCGGCTTTCGGATGGCTGCATTGCGTTCGTCACTGGTGTTGCGATGGGGGACAAAGATGTCACGGTAGAACTTGATCCACCTTCCAGCTCCTCGTCTAAGCGCTCTTTTCGCACTGGGCGGGCACTCCGCATCGGCACTCCTTCGCTTCATCGAGTAGTTCCTCAATGTCCGGCGGCCGCTGCGGGCGCTGGTTGTTGCGATCTTGATTTTCTTGACGCCGAAGGCTCCCTCGAATTCAAAAAATCCGTTGTACTAGACCAGTTCGAACGCATCGGAAAGATCTCATTGGCGGAACGCTTAGTGACTTCGCACTCTTTGGAGCCTTTCCAAGGATGGCGTACACGTGCCCGGTTGGCAGTTGATTCCGAAGGCAATGTGGGTATTAGGAAGAAAAATTCCCATGACGTGGTGCCTGTGACTGCCACGACTGTCTGTGCACAGTGGGACCCAGCACTGGTTGCAGGTCTGCCTGAGCAAATAGAGAAGCTTCAGTCGCACGGCATGATCCGTGCAAACACCGAGCTGACTATCGCTGTGGGGACAGATGGCCAGCGGAGTGTCGTCGAGCTGTCCGGAAACCGTCGGCACCGCAAGACCAAGCCACTCGTGGGGGATGGGACAATTACTCAGGCACACGGCCCCCTCACGTGGGAGTTGCCTGCACAGGCATTTTGGCAAGGCCATAGTGCTGCCGTGGGCTTCTACACGCAGTGGATTTCTGAGAAGGTACCTTCCGCTAAAGGAAAAGTAACGACTGGTTGGGACCTCTACGGTGGGGCAGGCTCGCTGAGCGCAGCTTTGGTGGACAAGGTTGATCGCGTGGTGAGTGTTGATATCGCCAGCGAAGCTACCTCTGCAGGGTCGCGGGCTTATTCGGACGCAAAGATCCATTCCGTGGAATTCTGGGATTCCAATGTGGACCGGGTCGCGGAGCGCGTGGCGGCGTCGGAAAAGAAAAGCAAGCGAGGGGCACCGACGTGGTGGAGAGAACGTGATGCCGACGAGCGCCTGCATGCGGTGGTACTCGATCCGCCACGCACCGGAGCGGGAAAGCACACCATTCGGGCAGTAGCGGGAAGGCGACCGCGCCATGTTGTCCACGTCGGTTGTGACCCTGCAGCTGCGGCGCGGGATGTTAGGCGTTGGATTGATGCGGGGTATGCGATCTCTGCGGTAGCGATCGTGGATGCCTTTGGTTTAACTCACCATGTCGAGG